A part of Aspergillus oryzae RIB40 DNA, chromosome 7 genomic DNA contains:
- a CDS encoding aldehyde dehydrogenase family protein (NAD-dependent aldehyde dehydrogenases) produces MVNQIRTLSPSTNKVIFEHPGTSLDEARAIAQASENAFQSYKQLSLADRKAIMVKALNIVDANKETLANELTAQMGRPIAYCTKEIDTMRKRADYLLSIADDSLKNLPGQAESGFRRFLKKEPLGVTLISTAWNYPYLITVNTLLPALLAGNTVLLRPSPQTPLLGERLVSYFHEAGLPTNVLQLLHVGSLDVLDEIVKLPQIKLVSFTGSTAGGLRLREATARRVVPVNLELGGNDPAYVRPDADIAYVAAQIVDGAVFNSGQSCCSIERVYVHADIYDNFITEVQKELSTLVELLLVYLKITSRRTNKSSYKLGDPTDKATTTGPVISKQALKNIQSHIDDALSKGAIDATPENTTFTSLPAEGNYIAPKLLTNVTHDMVTMREETFGPVIPVMRVSSDEEAVALMNDSDYGLTASVWTKDIKAGEALIEKIDAGTVYINRCDYPSPDLAWIGWKNSGLGCTLGPHAFDGFYKLKSFHIKEEQT; encoded by the exons ATGGTCAATCAAATTCGCACACTCTCCCCTTCCACAAACAAAGTCATTTTCGAGCACCCGGGGACTTCCCTCGACGAAGCTCGAGCTATTGCACAAGCCTCGGAGAATGCCTTCCAGTCCTACAAACAGCTCTCCCTGGCTGATCGGAAGGCCATCATGGTCAAGGCATTGAACATAGTCGATGCAAACAAAGAGACTCTTGCTAATGAGCTCACGGCTCAAATGGGCCGCCCAATCGCCTATTGCACAAAGGAGATTGACACCATGCGCAAACGGGCAGACTACCTCCTCAGTATTGCAGATGACAGCCTGAAGAATCTCCCTGGACAGGCAGAGAGTGGCTTCAGACGGTTCCTCAAGAAGGAACCACTTGGTGTCACTTTGATTTCGACTGCATGGAAT TATCCGTACTTGATCACAGTGAacactcttcttcctgcccTCCTCGCCGGAAACACTGTTCTTCTCCGTCCATCTCCCCAGACTCCCCTCCTCGGCGAACGGCTCGTATCGTATTTCCATGAAGCTGGGCTACCCACCAACgtcctccaactcctccacGTCGGCTCGCTCGATGTTCTTGACGAAATCGTCAAGCTTCCTCAGATCAAgcttgtttcttttactGGTTCCACGGCCGGTGGACTCCGTCTGCGCGAAGCAACCGCCCGCCGTGTCGTTCCTGTGAATCTCGAACTAGGAGGCAATGACCCAGCCTACGTCAGACCAGATGCAGATATAGCCTATGTCGCCGCACAGATTGTCGACGGGGCTGTCTTTAACTCGGGACAGAGCTGTTGCTCAATTGAACGTGTTTACGTTCACGCTGATATCTACGACAACTTCATTACCGAAGTACAGAAGGAATTGAGCACGTTAGTAGAACTACTTCTAGTTTATCTCAAAAttacatcaagaagaactAATAAAAGTAGTTACAAACTCGGCGACCCAACCGACAAGGCCACCACAACTGGTCCGGTTATCTCCAAGCAGGCTTTGAAGAACATCCAGTCCCACATCGATGATGCACTATCTAAAGGTGCTATTGACGCCACACCTGAAAACACCACATTTACCTCCCTTCCGGCTGAAGGCAACTATATCGCTCCGAAGCTTCTTACTAATGTCACGCATGACATGGTCACCATGCGTGAAGAGACCTTCGGTCCTGTTATCCCTGTTATGAGAGTTTCTTCTGATGAGGAGGCCGTGGCACTCATGAATGATAGCGACTACGGTCTTACGGCTAGTGTCTGGacgaaggatatcaaggctGGAGAGGCTTTgattgagaagattgatgcGGGTACTGTGTATATCAATCGGTGTGATTACCCGAGTCCG GACCTGGCTTGGATTGGATGGAAGAACTCGGGTCTTGGATGTACGTTGGGACCGCACGCGTTTGACGGGTTCTATAAGTTGAAGAGCTTCCAtatcaaggaggagcagaCTTAG
- a CDS encoding type 1 glutamine amidotransferase (predicted glutamine synthetase), giving the protein MTRIIRVAILETDTPIDPILARYGTYGAIFNRWLNTGLQGLTLTDTEIQTTIWDVVNKSEYPKPGDFDALLMTGSNVPWIIELVKYVHDIHEQHKKPIVGICFGHQIVARALGARVGRNDEGWEISVEPFQLTDTGKQLFSKDSLDIHQMHRDIVYDVPRGCVNLGSSPRCKVQGLYMPQRVLALQGHPEYDEFVMTEVINLRHAVGVFDAELAKDGLSRAGKQHDGVHFVKS; this is encoded by the exons ATGACGCGCATCATCCGAGTTGCTATCCTGGAGACCGACACGCCCATTGACCCCATCCTCGCTCGCTATGGGACCTACGGCGCGATTTTCAATCGTTGGTTGAATACAGGACTCCAAGGGCTTACACTTACTGATACCGAGATTCAAACAACTATTTGGGATGTGGTGAACAAATCTGAATATCCTAAACCGGGGGACTTCGATGCACTCTTGATGACAGGGAGCA ACGTACCATGGATCATCGAGTTGGTGAAGTACGTCCATGACATACACGAGCAGCACAAGAAGCCCATTGTCGGTATATGTTTTGGACACCAGATTGTTGCGCGTGCTCTCGGAGCACGTGTGGGCCGGAACGACGAGGGATGGGAGATCTCGGTCGAGCCATTCCAGTTGACTGATACTGGGAAGCAGCTGTTCTCGAAGGATTCATTG GATATACATCAGATGCACCGGGATATTGTTTACGACGTTCCTCGAGGATGCGTGAATCTTGGATCTAGTCCTCGATGCAAGGTGCAAGGACTCTATATGCCACAGCGTGTTCTGGCCTTACAAGGTCATCCGGAGTATGATGAGTTTGTGATGACGGAGGTGATCAACCTTCGACATGCGGTGGGAGTTTTCGATGCCGAGCTCGCTAAAGATGGATTATCAAGAGCCGGGAAACAGCATGATG GGGTACACTTTGTAAAGTCATGA
- a CDS encoding glutamine synthetase family protein (glutamine synthetase) has translation MATNVTLENLSSLLADDIKVKVAGIDCDGILRGKVMSKEKFLGIAEKGFGFSSAVFGWDMQDVLYTTDANIAPKDSGYVDFIAVPDLSTFRRIPWEDDIPFFLVRFIQNGQTVSADGRNMLKLICDKLAAENCQGMAGVELEFMNFQTPSEDGYSNGSQTQNIAAFLEKNTPGSLRPITAGSFSYSATRPVAFKKYFYDIFNTCAQINCGIEGWHTEGGPGVYEAALKVCDVREMADRVSLFKLLAKSIGVEHGITPCFMAKPIQGQPGSSGHIHVSLCDLDGKNLFARETPDDNAPWPDAVGLSDLGRQFLAGLLEALPDIMPLFAPTINSYKRLVENFWAPVNVSWGLEDRMASIRLITPPVCKPGATRFEVRIPGADLHPHYALAVILAAGWRGVQKKLEIKVPPVSAMKKDNTRPELLPNTLEEALKRFNAADSVAREILDGEFVDFFTATREHELRVWREAVTDWEFKRYIETV, from the exons ATGGCCACAAACGTCACATTAGAGAACCTGTCGAGTCTCCTGGCCGACGACATCAAAGTCAAGGTCGCTGGCATTGACTGCGATGGCATCCTCCGCGGCAAAGTCATGTCCAAGGAGAAATTCCTAGGCATTGCGGAAAAGGGATTCGGGTTCAGCTCTGCAGTTTTTGGCTGGGACATGCAGGATGTCCTCTATACAACCGATGCCAACATTGCGCCCAAGGACTCTGGGTATGTGGACTTTATCGCAGTTCCAGATTTGAGCACATTTAGGAGGATACCCTGGGAGGATGAcatccccttcttcttggtgcGGTTTATTCAGAACGGTCAAACTGTTTCTGCAGATGGCCGGAATATGCTCAAATTGATATGCGATAAGCTTGCGGCAGAGAACTGTCAGGGAATGGCCGGTG TGGAATTGGAGTTCATGAACTTCCAAACCCCCTCAGAAGACGGATACAGCAACGGCTCCCAAACCCAGAATATCGCAGCCTTCCTCGAAAAGAACACCCCTGGATCTCTGCGCCCTATAACTGCAGGCAGTTTCTCCTACAGCGCAACGCGACCAGTGGCGTTCAAGAAATATTTTTACGACATCTTCAATACCTGCGCACAAATAAACTGTGGAATCGAGGGGTGGCATACGGAGGGAGGACCAGGCGTATATGAAGCA GCCCTCAAAGTATGCGACGTTCGCGAAATGGCAGACAGAGTATCCTTATTCAA GCTACTGGCGAAATCAATAGGTGTTGAGCACGGCATCACTCCCTGTTTCATGGCCAAGCCGATCCAAGGTCAACCAGGCAGCTCCGGTCACATCCACGTTTCGCTTTGCGATCTCGACGGCAAGAACCTGTTTGCTCGGGAGACTCCCGACGACAACGCCCCCTGGCCTGATGCAGTTGGGCTGTCGGATCTGGGCCGCCAATTCCTCGCtggtcttctggaagctCTACCCGACATCATGCCTCTATTCGCACCGACCATCAACTCCTACAAACGGCTAGTGGAGAACTTCTGGGCGCCCGTGAATGTGAGCTGGGGTCTAGAGGACCGAATGGCCTCGATCCGTCTCATTACACCACCGGTATGTAAGCCTGGCGCGACGAGATTCGAGGTCCGTATTCCTGGAGCGGACTTGCACCCCCACTATGCACTCGCTGTTATCCTCGCCGCGGGCTGGCGCGGTGTAcaaaagaagctggagatCAAGGTACCGCCTGTGTCGGCCATGAAGAAGGATAACACTCGTCCGGAATTATTGCCAAACactcttgaagaagctttgaAGCGCTTCAACGCTGCTGATAGTGTTGCACGCGAGATACTGGATGGGGAGTTTGTGGACTTCTTCACCGCAACTCGTGAGCATGAGTTGCGGGTGTGGAGAGAGGCTGTGACTGACTG GGAGTTTAAGCGGTACATTGAGACAGTGTAG
- a CDS encoding dienelactone hydrolase (dienelactone hydrolase and related enzymes), producing the protein MATISINAPGATGFLYNNASGKARLCISAETPDFDTETLRNWRDEGFDVIYVPYDGDQREYVARLKSVKEGLGVGENYAVLAFGDAASFCLDYYLKPTNCSRLCALVTYYPTNIPDTRSRYPPSVRILTHLAGTTVDVTTIPTLVGLQGKKKRRTRQINPGMGTGERLNIGHTAYTYEYVQPGFAEHDLDEYDRLACDLAFSRTLQVLRRGFNKDIDLEERWEEHLEAKFFSMNLSNTMEAYVSHINPAVTYVPTVSGGIGNHALRRFYEQNFLRQLPPSMRLRLISRTIGVDRVADELHATFQHTQEVPWMLPGVPPTNKQVEVILVSIVSLRAGRLYSEHVYWDQASVLVQVGLLDPKLVPQGVHGVDRLPVVGREAARRILDENPEVEKKEYHNRLIRRAKAKKKGKDGVTPGVDESGTEYFKSEAEKPLENGKGKGKTVQKQPPEHGPEGNESHRNDNTEDNQDNKEEEDGQDRAQTPTPFKGSASVEDANDEE; encoded by the exons ATGGCCACCATTTCCATCAACGCACCGGGAGCAACAGGCTTCCTATACAACAACGCCTCCGGTAAAGCGCGACTGTGCATTTCGGCTGAGACGCCGGATTTCGACACGGAGACGTTGCGGAACTGGCGCGATGAGGGCTTCGATGTGATCTATGTCCCATATGATGGTGACCAAAGAGAGTATGTTGCCCGACTAAAGAGTGTAAAGGAAGGACTGGGGGTCGGAGAGAATTATGCCGTGCTTG CCTTCGGAGACGCTGCCTCATTCTGTTTGGACTATTACCTGAAACCCACCAACTGTAGTCGACTTTGCGCTTTGGTCACCTATTATCCCACCAACATTCCCGACACCCGGTCGCGGTACCCACCTTCCGTCCGGATCTTGACGCATTTGGCGGGGACCACTGTCGACGTGACAACTATTCCGACTTTGGTGGGACTgcaggggaagaagaagcggagaaCTCGACAGATCAATCCGGGTATGGGAACCGGCGAGCGGTTGAACATCGGCCATACGGCGTATACGTATGAGTATGTGCAGCCCGGATTCGCAGAGCATGATCTAGACGAGTATGATCGACTGGCGTGCGACCTGGCGTTTAGTCGAACGTTGCAGGTTCTGCGGAGAGGATTCAACAAGGATATTGATCTGGAAGAAAGATGGGAGGAACATCTTGAAG CCAAGTTCTTCTCCATGAATCTGTCCAACACAATGGAAGCATATGTGAGCCATATCAACCCCGCCGTGACATACGTCCCCACGGTAAGCGGGGGCATCGGCAACCACGCTCTGCGGCGGTTCTACGAGCAGAACTTCCTGCGTCAGCTACCGCCTTCGATGCGGTTGCGGTTAATTTCACGGACAATCGGGGTTGACCGGGTGGCTGATGAACTGCACGCGACATTCCAGCACACACAGGAGGTTCCTTGGATGTTGCCCGGTGTGCCGCCTACTAATAAGCAGGTGGAAGTTATCCTCGTTAGCATTGTCAGCCTGCGGGCGGGTAGACTGTACTCTGAGCATGTATATTGGGATCAGGCTAGTGTTCTGGTCCAGGTCGGATTGCTGGATCCAAAGCTTGTCCCTCAGGGGGTACATGGAGTTGATCGGTTGCCTGTAGTTGGACGGGAGGCTGCTAGACGGATTTTGGATGAGAATCCCGaggttgaaaagaaagagtacCACAACCGATTGATTCGCAGAGCGAAAGctaagaagaaaggaaaggacggTGTGACGCCTGGAGTAGACGAATCTGGGACGGAATACTTCAAAAGCGAAGCTGAGAAGCCGCTAGAGAACGGCAAGGGCAAGGGAAAGACGGTTCAAAAACAGCCACCAGAGCATGGACCGGAGGGTAACGAGAGCCACAGGAACGACAATACAGAGGATAACCAGGACaacaaggaggaggaagatggacAAGATAGGGCTCAAACACCTACTCCGTTCAAGGGCTCTGCATCAGTGGAAGATGCAAATGACGAAGAATGA
- a CDS encoding uncharacterized protein (predicted protein): MLSSVLLVLFSAAVGAKTVPNGQTLTLNGIPYYLSGIPISNFSHNVFDKASNDVDIFPFTVIQTSSTVHSSFLSETVANFTQQDDVFQPAFLQTVYLTSSVEASQIDELSGSEALHQFDNKMFLTESDASLSTPLPNGPYFASARTGHIFRAYRLYSDDSLAFISAAISDESGGFIPMTGVTEGVMTKNVAVPSRLYYTPTAEKPLAGFRLAVKDIFHIKGLRTSGGSRAYYYLYDEQNVTTPSVQRLFDLGAVMVGKVGTVQFANGDRPTADWVDLHCPFNPRGDGYQYPSGSSSGSGAAIAAYEWLDLAIGSDTGGSMRGPAGVQGIYGNRPSTGAITLEHALPLSPPLDTAGMFARSASLWSKTVQAWYPNFNRSYPSHPKQLYLSHSNWDESTAPEANEHLETFMQRLEDFLDTNRTIVNVTERWSETHNSPSLINLLNTTYAYLVGVGQWNNLAKGFFADYAQSHDGRRPFINPGPLARWEWGQANGGNASYDAALHNMTVFRDWWSTSGYGRSDDDSCSEGIFVHAWATGAADYRNRYFNPPGPPFGFTDDAIAVFAGAPEVVVPLGESPYNSTITLHEEYLPVSIGLQMARGCDRALAELVDDLGKAGILKPVSAGSRLYS; encoded by the coding sequence ATGCTCTCCTCTGTTCTCCTTGTCCTCTTCTCAGCGGCCGTGGGGGCAAAGACCGTGCCCAACGGCCAAACACTCACCCTCAACGGCATACCCTACTATCTCAGTGGGATCCCGATTTCGAATTTCTCACATAATGTTTTCGATAAAGCAAGCAACGATGTCGATATCTTCCCTTTTACAGTCATCCAGACTTCTAGCACCGTTCATAGTAGCTTTCTGAGTGAAACAGTTGCCAATTTTACCCAGCAGGATGACGTGTTCCAACCTGCGTTTCTTCAGACCGTCTATTTGACTTCTTCTGTTGAGGCGTCGCAAATCGACGAACTGTCTGGCAGCGAAGCTTTGCACCAGTTTGACAATAAGATGTTCCTAACCGAATCTGATGCTTCCTTGTCTACGCCCCTTCCGAATGGACCTTATTTTGCTTCCGCCCGCACAGGACACATTTTCAGAGCCTATCGTCTCTACTCTGATGACTCTTTGGCGTTCATCTCGGCCGCTATTAGCGATGAGAGTGGTGGTTTCATTCCTATGACTGGAGTTACAGAGGGCGTCATGACGAAAAATGTCGCTGTCCCATCCCGTCTCTACTACACCCCTACTGCTGAAAAGCCTTTAGCTGGTTTCCGGCTGGCCGTGAAGGATATATTCCACATTAAGGGTCTTAGAACCAGTGGTGGAAGCCGTGCGTACTACTACCTCTACGATGAGCAGAATGTTACCACTCCCTCTGTGCAACGGCTCTTTGACCTGGGTGCCGTAATGGTCGGAAAGGTGGGCACTGTTCAATTCGCCAATGGTGATCGTCCTACTGCGGACTGGGTCGATCTGCACTGTCCATTCAACCCCCGAGGGGACGGATATCAATATCCCAGTGGCTCCTCGTCTGGTTCGGGTGCTGCCATCGCCGCGTATGAATGGTTAGATCTGGCTATTGGCAGTGACACGGGTGGTTCCATGCGCGGACCTGCCGGTGTGCAGGGTATCTATGGTAATCGGCCATCAACTGGGGCTATCACTTTAGAGCATGCCTTGCCACTCTCGCCTCCACTCGATACAGCCGGTATGTTCGCACGAAGCGCGTCTTTATGGTCAAAGACCGTCCAAGCCTGGTACCCCAACTTCAACCGCAGCTATCCATCCCACCCCAAACAGCTCTACCTCTCTCACAGCAACTGGGACGAGTCCACCGCACCCGAAGCAAACGAACATCTGGAAACATTCATGCAGAGACTCGAAGATTTCCTGGATACAAATCGCACAATCGTCAACGTCACAGAACGTTGGTCCGAAACCCACAACTCACCCTCTTTGATCAACCTCCTGAACACAACCTACGCCTACCTAGTCGGCGTCGGCCAATGGAATAATCTCGCCAAAGGCTTCTTCGCAGACTACGCCCAATCCCACGACGGCCGTCGCCCATTCATCAATCCCGGTCCCTTGGCCCGCTGGGAATGGGGCCAAGCAAACGGTGGAAACGCATCCTACGACGCCGCCCTGCATAACATGACTGTCTTCCGAGACTGGTGGTCGACGTCCGGATACGGACgttctgatgatgattctTGCTCGGAAGGTATCTTCGTACACGCCTGGGCCACCGGAGCAGCAGACTACCGTAACCGGTACTTCAACCCTCCTGGTCCCCCGTTCGGATTCACAGACGACGCTATCGCCGTTTTCGCGGGCGCGCCTGAAGTTGTTGTCCCATTGGGCGAGTCGCCTTATAACAGTACCATCACGTTGCACGAGGAGTATCTCCCTGTTTCGATCGGCTTGCAGATGGCTAGAGGCTGCGATCGGGCACTTGCTGAGTTGGTGGATGATCTAGGCAAGGCAGGGATTTTGAAGCCTGTTTCTGCGGGCTCGAGATTATATTCTTAA
- a CDS encoding uncharacterized protein (predicted protein): protein MGEEQVLSPYDPSDDLALDTSADSNHTLQYGECYKVQADGNWLGSDSNPWNYYLFGGYSNSRTFQVCRLMSSCQRQNTQDQEVRHRGHLYLWDFRGNHYSRNGEFVANNNRGYFYPAGLSARNYAYFEAHMEDCDDITHSKDTCYINLVLVGQASNNNGIEIRSNNYLANAYNVQFRRVKCLLD from the exons ATGGGAGAAGAGCAGGTGCTCTCGCCATATGACCCGTCCGATGACCTCGCGCTCGACACCAGTGCTGATTCCAACCACACACTGCAATACGGTGAATGCTACAAGGTCCAGGCTGATGGGAATTGGTTGGGGTCTGACTCCAATCCTTGGAACTACTACCTCTTTGGAGGTTATTCGAACTCCAGAACGTTCCAAGTGTGTCGACTTATGAGCTCTTGTCAGCGCCAGAATACACAGGACCAGGAGGTGCGCCACCGAGGGCACTTATACCTGTGGGACTTCCGTGGAAATCACTATTCACGAAACGGAGAATTCGTCGCCAACAACAATCGCGGCTACTTCTACCCGGCGGGCCTTTCAGCCAGAAACTATGCGTATTTTGAGGCTCACATGGAAGACTGTGACGACATTACGCACTCCAAGGATACCTGCTATATTAACTTAGTCCTGGTCGGGCAGGCATCTAATAATAATGGGATAGAAATCAGGTCCAACAACTATCTTGCCAACGCATACAATG TCCAGTTCCGTCGGGTCAAGTGTCTACTTGATTAG
- a CDS encoding uncharacterized protein (predicted protein), giving the protein MKVVDEDPLKPSALPTPDSYQFFHGWEVKSNWKNEVTLKSLEALRGYVPSTHIAHISPTPLLMTVADNDVITPADIALEAYSRAREPKKLHIFPGGHFDGYAGKGFERIVSVQVDFLKEHFVE; this is encoded by the exons ATGAAAGTGGTAGACGAAGACCCCCTGAAACCATCTGCACTCCCTACTCCAGATAGCTATCAGTTCTTTCATGGGTGGGAGGTGAAGTCGAACTGGAAAAATGAGGTCACGCTGAAAAG TCTCGAGGCTCTTCGAGGGTATGTTCCTTCAACACATATCGCCCATATCTCACCAACTCCGCTGTTGATGACTGTGGCGGACAATGATGTGATCACTCCAGCTGATATTGCTCTGGAGGCGTATTCTCGGGCTCGAGAGCCGAAGAAATTGCACATATTCCCTGGTGGTCATTTTGATGGCTATGCTGGTAAAGGCTTTGAACGTATCGTATCGGTCCAGGTGGACTTTCTGAAAGAACATTTCGTTGAATAG
- a CDS encoding alpha/beta hydrolase (hydrolases of the alpha/beta superfamily) — MPLNDLWGRLEFKHFVNSLLRLSPPFCKIYSNPKHAEPLHNMPRDNIEFQTADHVTLRGWFFRPPTKAPETRLPCLVMSHGFSALKEMELDTFAEYFTQNLPISCLVYDNRGFGDSDTKEGQPRHEILPSQQTSDISDAITYAQSRADVDPDRIGIWGSSYSGGHVLWVGAVDRRVKVVLSQVPFVDGWQNMGRLIRPDIMEALNKSYQEGMRVT, encoded by the coding sequence ATGCCTTTAAATGACCTATGGGGACGCCTGGAGTTCAAACACTTTGTAAATTCCCTCCTTCGTCTCAGTCCTCCCTTTTGCAAGATATACTCAAATCCTAAACACGCGGAACCACTCCACAATATGCCTCGTGATAATATCGAATTCCAAACAGCCGATCACGTCACCTTGCGAGGCTGGTTCTTCCGTCCTCCAACAAAGGCACCGGAAACAAGACTGCCCTGCCTTGTCATGTCCCATGGATTCTCCGCCCTGAAAGAAATGGAACTGGACACATTCGCGGAATATTTCACTCAAAACCTACCCATCAGTTGTCTAGTATACGATAACCGAGGATTCGGTGACAGTGACACCAAGGAAGGCCAGCCTCGCCATGAGATTCTTCCCAGTCAACAGACAAGCGATATATCCGACGCCATCACCTACGCGCAATCGCGAGCCGACGTGGATCCCGACCGCATTGGCATCTGGGGAAGTTCGTACAGCGGGGGGCATGTGCTGTGGGTTGGAGCAGTTGACCGACGAGTGAAGGTGGTGCTCTCTCAAGTTCCGTTTGTAGATGGGTGGCAAAATATGGGCCGACTCATACGGCCTGATATTATGGAGGCCCTTAACAAATCCTATCAGGAAGGTATGAGAGTCACTTAG
- a CDS encoding glycosyl hydrolase family 79 C-terminal domain-containing protein (predicted protein), producing MSMYKTSATTVKLVATLPLDSIKPPSSRSDVHFNVQQAAADAVPLDKQLMGLSIEFGNAVDYFGDVNNPNAFSKQLLQNIVDRSQSPAILRIGGNTQDRANFCENCNQTMSSIVLNDPNDPKGTEAVNVTFNKNLFNVLANNVPAGTPIIFGLNFRNNSYSLAQAEIDGAFKYIDQSLVMAYELGNEVNLYGDFRPPDYDVNDYARQMREWIPRLRARSSAASSFQFPSFAGPELFKPDMSISELVRLGVPQSIPGIEYFSVHGYPWNICTDEDAAKVDLRNLLDHQQTLDLLDQYSSQISAAKPLGKMMHMGETGSVACHGKDGVSNTLGAALWQLDYALSGATAGIDRLFFHNGKGDFYYSTWEPLSTETSPVPHINPTYYSMLFIADLVADLNGPRITPITSLDSNSAVHFAIYDNDQIQKLVLLNTEYFNETTTRSSREFNIASSLGLNLKVRRLTGQSSDARTGVTWAGQSVDASGGITGDLNIESVSTGIVTLLASEAVIVERA from the exons ATGTCGATGTATAAAACAT CTGCTACTACGGTGAAGCTCGTAGCTACACTACCGCTGGACAGTATCAAGCCGCCTTCCTCTCGCTCAGATGTGCATTTTAACGTCCAGCAAGCGGCTGCAGACGCAGTGCCTCTGGATAAACAGCTGATGGGTCTGTCCATTGA GTTTGGTAACGCAGTCGACTATTTCGGCGACGTGAACAATCCCAATGCCTTTTCGAAACAACTTCTGCAGAACATCGTGGATCGGTCTCAGAGTCCAGCTATCCTACGTATAGGTGGCAATACTCAAGATCGAGCTAACTTTTGCGAGAACTGTAACCAGACAATGAGTAGCATCGTGCTGAACGACCCAAACGACCCAAAGGGCACCGAAGCAGTCAATGTCACGTTCAACAAGAACCTATTCAATGTCCTGGCAAACAATGTGCCAGCTGGAACTCCGATTATTTTTGGGCTCAATTTCCGTAACA ACAGCTACAGCCTAGCTCAAGCCGAGATCGATGGTGCCTTCAAATACATCGATCAATCTCTGGTCATGGCATACGAATTAGGCAATGAAGTGAACCTTTATGGAGACTTTCGACCACCAGACTACGACGTGAATGATTATGCCCGTCAAATGCGTGAATGGATACCACGTCTCCGAGCTCGCTCATCCGCCGCTTCGAGCTTCCAGTTTCCATCGTTTGCAGGCCCGGAGTTATTCAAGCCGGATATGAGTATCTCGGAACTAGTGAGGTTGGGCGTACCGCAGTCCATTCCAGGAATTGAATACTTCTCTGTCCATGGCTACCCCTGGAATATATGCACGG ACGAAGATGCAGCCAAAGTCGACCTGAGAAACCTCCTCGACCACCAACAGACCCTAGACCTCCTTGACCAATACAGCAGTCAAATATCCGCCGCAAAACCACTCGGAAAAATGATGCACATGGGCGAAACAGGCTCCGTTGCATGccatggaaaggatggggTATCGAATACGCTTGGAGCAGCACTCTGGCAACTGGACTACGCCCTCTCCGGGGCCACAGCTGGGATTGAccgactcttcttccataACGGTAAAGGCGACTTTTACTATTCTACGTGGGAGCCATTGTCGACGGAGACATCGCCTGTTCCGCATATTAACCCTAC ATACTATAGCATGCTCTTCATTGCGGATCTCGTAGCAGATCTTAATGGTCCCAGGATTACACCGATCACGTCGCTTGATTCTAACTCCGCCGTGCATTTTGCTATTTACGACAATGATCAGATCCAGAAGCTCGTTCTCCTGAATACCGAGTATTTTAACGAGACAACCACCCGATCGAGTAGGGAATTCAACATTGCCTCTAGTCTTGGGCTAAATTTAAAGGTCAGACGCTTGACGGGCCAAAGTTCTGATGCAAGAACTGGCGTGACTTGGGCTGGTCAGAGTGTCGATGCGAGTGGTGGGATCACAGGCGACTTGAACATTGAGAGTGTCTCGACTGGCATCGTAACCCTGCTCGCTTCGGAGGCTGTCATAGTGGAGCGAGCGTGA
- a CDS encoding putative LysM domain protein (predicted protein) yields MAPGPALDGLSKFFAQHLPNLAPTPTPPKFQDSTEYTSNAVSNTPTGLDNIGGAVEGWVRKMTSRAKAGFNELQQSTQGHQINGTAHRPATRGVGDLIELNDGLESRDSSKILRPEINRSATSLHDGGSVRGRFHSPSAGTSRTRATGDRFKDD; encoded by the coding sequence ATGGCTCCTGGGCCGGCTCTCGACGGTTTGAGTAAATTCTTTGCCCAGCATCTACCGAACCTTGCCCCCACTCCCACTCCACCGAAATTCCAAGACTCCACTGAGTATACCTCAAATGCTGTGTCCAACACTCCCACCGGCTTGGATAATATAGGCGGTGCAGTCGAGGGCTGGGTCAGAAAGATGACGAGCCGCGCAAAGGCTGGGTTTAACGAACTGCAGCAGAGCACACAAGGCCACCAAATAAACGGTACAGCCCATCGACCTGCGACGCGAGGGGTGGGAGACCTGATCGAGCTTAATGATGGGCTAGAATCTCGCGACAGCTCAAAGATACTGAGGCCCGAGATCAACCGATCCGCAACAAGTCTTCACGATGGAGGCTCAGTAAGAGGCCGTTTCCATAGTCCTTCGGCAGGGACGAGCAGGACTCGTGCTACTGGGGACAGGTTCAAGGACGATTGA